In Hyphomicrobium denitrificans 1NES1, the genomic stretch CGATCCGGGTTTTGTACATAACGGCGCCTTGGCCGGGTTGGTCGCAATATGTGCCGGTTCTGATGTCATGCACCCGATCGGTGCTTTCCTTACTGGCGCAATCGCCGGCGGCTTGTTCGTCACGATGTTTCAGGTCTCGACCAATAAGTGGCGGATTGATGATGTTCTCGGCGTCTGGGCGCTGCACGGATTGTGCGGTCTATGGGGCGGCATCGCGTGCGGCATCTTCGGTCTGGCGGCGCTGGGGGGCATGGGCGGCGTTACGTTCCAATCACAATTGGTTGGATCGGTTCTCGGGGCCGCGTTTGGGTTTGTCGCCGGAACGATCGTCTACTGGGTCGTCCATTCAGCGTTCGGGTTGCGCTTGTCGCCGGATGAGGAACGACGCGGCGCCGATATTTCGATTCACAAGATCAGTGCCAATCCGGAAGACGACGTCCGTCTAGGACGTCTTTAGGCACGCGATGTTCGGCGGGCGATGTGCAGCCCGCCGGATTCAGTATGGCTTAATAAATGGCAGGGACGTACATGTCGTCCGGCACCGGTTCGCGGAGATAATCGGGATTGTGCACGCGATCGGGAAGGATGACAGGTGCGCGCGGAACTTCCTCGTACGGAATTTGCGTCAGCAGGTGGCTGATGCAGTTGAGCCGCGCCCGCTTCTTGTCGTCGGCGTGCACGATCCACCACGGCGCCTCGGGGATATGCGTGCGCTCGAGCATCGCTTCTTTGGCTTTGGTGTAGGCTTCCCAGCGTCGCCTGGATTCGAGATCCATCGGGGACAGCTTCCATTGCTTGATCGGATCGTGGATGCGCATCTGAAAGCGCAGGTGCTGTTCGTCGTCGGAGATCGAAAACCAATACTTGATGAGCGTGATGCCGGAACGCGCGAGCATCTTTTCGAACTCAGGCACGGTTCGGAAAAATTCCTCGACATCCGATTCCGAACAGAAGCCCATCACGCGCTCGACGCCGGCGCGGTTGTACCAGGAGCGGTCGAAGAGCACCATTTCGCCGCCCGTCGGCAGATGCGGAACATAGCGTTGAAAGTACCATTGCGAGCGCTCGCGTTCGCTCGGTGCCGGCAGCGCTACCACGCGCACGACGCGCGGATTGAGCCGTTGTGTAATGCGTTTGATAACACCGCCTTTGCCCGCGGCGTCGCGGCCTTCGAAGAGGACGACGACTTTCAGTTTCTGGGTTACGACCCAGTCCTGCAACTTGATCAGCTCGCGCTGCAGACGGAACAACTCTTGGAAATAGAATTTCCGGTCGAGCAGGCCGTCATCGTCTGTCTGCTCCCTGCCGTCGATGAGCTGCTGCAGGCGATCGTCGTCCAGTTCCATCTCGAGTTCTTCATCGAAGCTGTCGGCAATTTCGGCTTCAATGCGAGCTGCCACGCCGTTGCGCTTATCCTGTTCGTCGATCATGTTTCGTCCCATGGCGTCTCTTCGGCGGATGCCGCCAATAGACACGCGAGCCCCATGACAAGCTTATGACGACCTTGGCCATTGGCCCGCTTCTGATTTTTTAGCTCGTCTTAGACTGGCGACGGGTTGCGTTCGCCGAAGCCGGACTGATGCCAATAGGGGTAGGGTTTTGTCGTTTTGCTGGCGGCGTCGAGCTTCGCGATTTGCTCCGGCGTCAGATGCCAGCCGATGGCGCCTAGATTATCCTTGAGCTGTTTTTCGTCACGCGTGCCGATGATGACGCTTGAGACCGTCGGGCGATGGAACAACCAGTTGAGTGCGATCTGGGGCACGGATTTGCCGGTCTCTTTCGCGATATCATCGAGTGCATCGACGACGCGGAAAAGACGCTCGTTATCAACGGGTGGTCCTTTGTCGGCGGTCTTGTGAAGGCGGCTCGTTTCGGGCAGCGGCTGACCGCGGCGGATCTTACCGGTCAAACGCCCCCAGCCGAGGGGACTCCAGATCAGCGCGCCGACGCCTTGATCCAGTCCGAGCGGCATCAGTTCCCATTCATAGTCGCGGCCGATCAGCGAATAATATGTCTGGTTGGCGACATAGCGCGGATAGCCGTAGCGCTCTGCGACGGCGAGGGATTTCATCAGGTGCCAGCCGGAGAAGTTCGAAACGCCGACGTAGCGGATCTTTCCCGCACGCACCAACTGGTCCAGAGTGGAGAGCACTTCCTCGGGCGGCGTCATGGCGTCGAAGCCGTGGAGCTGAAAAATGTCGATGTGATCCGTCTGCAAGCGCTTCAACGCGTCGTCGCATGATCTAAGGAGATGGAATCGCGACGAGCCGACATCGTTGGGGTCGCTGCCGAAACGGAATGTTGCCTTCGTGGAGATCAGAGCCCTGTCGCGGCGGCCCTTCAACGCTTCGCCTAGAATTTCTTCAGAGGCGCCATTCGAATAGACATCGGCCGTGTCGAACATCGTGATGCCCGCGTCGAGACAGACGTCAACCATACGGCGTGCTGCCGCGATATCGGTTGATCCCCAGGCCCGGAAGAACTCGCTCGTACCTCCGAACGTTGCCGCACCGAGAGAAATAAGTGGAACATTCAATCCGGATGCGCCGAGCCGCCGATATTCCATTAAGGTTCCTCGAAAAACTGAAATGGCTGATTTCGCGGCACGCGAATGCGGAACATCGCCACACCATCTTTGATCAAATAGGCATGTGAATCAGAAACAAAAGCGATCACAGAATGGGCGATTCTGTTCGCAATCTTCACAATTTTTTCGCTTATTGGTAGCGATCGGATCATCTGTCTGCTGATTAATTTCCATTAAGCTGCGAAAAAACCGCGATAAATATCCTTACGCGTGCCAGTTGCACGCGCCGACGACGATATGTCGCGCGGCGAATCCTCTCTTGTTTCCTTCGCATTACACCGCTCGATGCGCGCCGTTTGTGAAGGCAAGTGAGGAGAGTAACCATGCGATTGAGCTTGTTCGCAATGGCGGCACTGCTGGCAATTGTTGTCGGTGTTCCGTCGGTCGAAGCTCATCCGTACAACGGCTACAAGAGTCATCGGATTGAGCGCACACATGCGAATTGGTCAGCGAAGAAACGGTATTCGAACCGTAGTTATTCGCAGCGGTGGGGCCACCGATACACAAGGAACGCATACCGCGGTTCGTACGGGAGGTACGCGCACCGCCGGCATTCCTACAGCAGATATGCCTATCGGCAGCGGGCGACCCGTCATTATGCCCAGCGGCACACGTCTAGCGGCCGCCGCTATGCGGCGCTCGGTGGTCGTCCGCGCGCCTGGTGCGGTTGGTGGATGCGTACCCAGCTTGGCGGTGGCCCGGAATACAACCTGGCAGCCAATTGGCGGCACTACGGTCGGGCCAGCGGTCCGCAGGTGGGTGCTGTGGTCGTCTGGCCGCATCACGTCGGCATGATCACGGGGCGAGCCGCAAACGGCCGCTGGATCGTGAAGTCCGGCAATGACGGCAACGCGGTGCGCGAGCGGCCGATGTCGGTCGCAGGCGCCGTCTTCCGTATGGGATAAACGACGACGCAAAACTCTTGGGCGGACCGCGCTGCCGAGTCCGCCCATACTCCAACGACACTCTTAGCCTACTCAGCACCTTCTTCGATCGGCACTTGCCGTTCTCGAAGCCCATCCATGGGCTCGATGTGAGCCTATTAGTGGCGAAGAAGAGTGACCGGTAACCTTATCGAAACCCCCAGGCGTCAAGGTTACCGAGGCGGCCTTTGGCATCGATCCGAGACTGACCCCGGCGTGCATGTGCGTAGCGGAGGCAAAGTCTTGCGACGATCCAAAAATCGCTCGAACGCACGATTTCCGTGCTGCGTCAAAGAAGTACGTTCGCTGAGATGTCGCTCGATACGAGAGGGATCGATCCTCGGAGACTGCTGCCGCAGTCGTTGGAGGACCGGCTTTTAGGCTGGCTGGGCCGCTTTGGCGGCGCCTTGCTGCTTGCGTCGACGCTTCTTGTCTGGGCGAGCCTTGCATCCTGGTCGGTGCTCGATCCGAGCCTCACCCATACGACAACCGTGCAAGCCCGGAACTTTGTCGGGCCCGTGGGCGCGATCATTTCCGACCTCTTGTTTCAGACGCTGGGGTTCGCGGCAGTGGTGGCGCTGATTGCGCCGTTCGTCTGGAGCATCGAATTGCTCCGTACCGAGCACGTCGTGAGCGGGCGCTCGAAGCTCGGCTTTTATCCAATTTCCATTCTGACCGTTGCCGGTTCCATCTCGGCGCTTCCTGTTTTCGAAGGCTGGCCGCTGCGACACGGTTACGGCGGGCTGCTCGGTGATTCTCTGCTGCATCTGGCAACCAAGGTCTTCAGCGTTCTCAATGATGAACGTGCGCCTGTTGCTGCGGGGCTCGTTCTTGCTGCGGCGGCAGTCCAGATGTCCGGCAAGGCAATCGGATTCGAAGCGGAAGCCATGGTTCGGGCGGCCTTCAAATCGTTTGGTGCCGCTTTCCGTCATGCCATGACGGAACCGCGCGGCGAGATCATCAGATCGGCGCCGGTACTTGCGGCGACGACTGCTACCGGCTTATGGGCACGACTTCGCGGATCCAAGGCCGACGATCAGCACGCTTATACATCGCTCGAAGCCTTTGGCACGCTTCAACCAGCGGAACCGAGCCTTGTCCATGCTGCCGATGATTTCGGTCGCTCGCAATGCGAACCCCACGATGGCGGTGCACGGCAGTTTGCTGCTCACACACTTGCGATGCCCATGGCGATGTCTGATCCGGAGCGCCTGGGTGCTGCGCTCGCTGCGCCGCGCGGTGTCGAGGAAGCTCCCGTCGATGACGCGGTCGATCCAATCTACGCCTTCGATGACAACATCGAAAATTCAAGCCGCGCGATTGCGGCGCGCTTTGCTCCGGCATCGAGCAAGGTTCGAGTAGCACCGCATTCTCCGTCGCCGCAGCCGACCGGCGCTGCGACTCCTCCGCCTTCCGAGGCTGCTTCGGCGCCGAAGCTCACGGGCGGCCTGCTTGGTGGCCTGCGAAACCGCGTGGCTCCGCAGTGGAAGCGTCCGTCGCTCAACGTCTTCAAGCGACCGTCGGCTGCGAAGCCGAGTCCAGAGCTGTCGCAAACGGTCATGCGCGGCAATGCGCGGTTATTGGAGGACGTGCTCGCCGACTTCGGCGTCAAGGGCGAGGTCAAAGACATTCGGCCGGGCCCTGTCGTGACGCTTTATGAATTCGAACCATCGCGCGGTACGAAGTCGTCGCGAGTCATCGGTTTGGCGGAGGATATTGCGCGTTCGATGAGTCTCGCGAGCGTGCGCGCCGCCGTCGTTCCGGGGCGCAACGCCATCGGACTCGAATTGCCGAACGCGCGACGCGAAACCGTTTTGCTGCGCGAAATTCTTGAAGCCGATTCGTTCAAATCGGATTCTCTGACGCTACCGATCGGGCTTGGCAAATCGATTGGCGGCGAACCCGTTGTCGCCGATCTCGCGCGCATGCCGCATCTTCTCGTTGCCGGTACGACGGGCTCGGGCAAATCGGTCGGCATCAATGCGATGGTGCTGTCGCTGCTTTACCGGCATTCGCCCGACGACTGCCGTTTGCTGATGATCGATCCGAAGATGCTGGAGCTTTCGGTTTATAACGGTATCCCGCATCTCCTGACGCCCGTCATTACCGACCCACATAAGGCGGTCGCCGCGTTGAATTGGGCCGTGCGCGAAATGGAAGAGCGCTACAAGCAGATGGCGGCTCTCTCGGTTCGTAACATTGACGTGTTCAACAATCGCGTGCGCAACGCCAAGAAGCGCGGCGAAATTCTGTCGCGGCGCGTACAGACGGGTTTCGACAAATCTGGGCAAGCTCGTTTCGAGACGCAGAAAATGGATCTCGAACCGCTGCCGCGTATCGTTCTGATTGTCGACGAGTTCGCCGATCTGATGATCGTTGCGGGCAAAGAAGTCGAGGCGTCGGTTCAGCGTCTCGCACAGATGGCGCGCGCGGCGGGCATCCATCTGATCATGGCAACGCAACGCCCATCCG encodes the following:
- the ppk2 gene encoding polyphosphate kinase 2, which gives rise to MGRNMIDEQDKRNGVAARIEAEIADSFDEELEMELDDDRLQQLIDGREQTDDDGLLDRKFYFQELFRLQRELIKLQDWVVTQKLKVVVLFEGRDAAGKGGVIKRITQRLNPRVVRVVALPAPSERERSQWYFQRYVPHLPTGGEMVLFDRSWYNRAGVERVMGFCSESDVEEFFRTVPEFEKMLARSGITLIKYWFSISDDEQHLRFQMRIHDPIKQWKLSPMDLESRRRWEAYTKAKEAMLERTHIPEAPWWIVHADDKKRARLNCISHLLTQIPYEEVPRAPVILPDRVHNPDYLREPVPDDMYVPAIY
- a CDS encoding aldo/keto reductase, producing MEYRRLGASGLNVPLISLGAATFGGTSEFFRAWGSTDIAAARRMVDVCLDAGITMFDTADVYSNGASEEILGEALKGRRDRALISTKATFRFGSDPNDVGSSRFHLLRSCDDALKRLQTDHIDIFQLHGFDAMTPPEEVLSTLDQLVRAGKIRYVGVSNFSGWHLMKSLAVAERYGYPRYVANQTYYSLIGRDYEWELMPLGLDQGVGALIWSPLGWGRLTGKIRRGQPLPETSRLHKTADKGPPVDNERLFRVVDALDDIAKETGKSVPQIALNWLFHRPTVSSVIIGTRDEKQLKDNLGAIGWHLTPEQIAKLDAASKTTKPYPYWHQSGFGERNPSPV
- a CDS encoding DNA translocase FtsK, yielding MSLDTRGIDPRRLLPQSLEDRLLGWLGRFGGALLLASTLLVWASLASWSVLDPSLTHTTTVQARNFVGPVGAIISDLLFQTLGFAAVVALIAPFVWSIELLRTEHVVSGRSKLGFYPISILTVAGSISALPVFEGWPLRHGYGGLLGDSLLHLATKVFSVLNDERAPVAAGLVLAAAAVQMSGKAIGFEAEAMVRAAFKSFGAAFRHAMTEPRGEIIRSAPVLAATTATGLWARLRGSKADDQHAYTSLEAFGTLQPAEPSLVHAADDFGRSQCEPHDGGARQFAAHTLAMPMAMSDPERLGAALAAPRGVEEAPVDDAVDPIYAFDDNIENSSRAIAARFAPASSKVRVAPHSPSPQPTGAATPPPSEAASAPKLTGGLLGGLRNRVAPQWKRPSLNVFKRPSAAKPSPELSQTVMRGNARLLEDVLADFGVKGEVKDIRPGPVVTLYEFEPSRGTKSSRVIGLAEDIARSMSLASVRAAVVPGRNAIGLELPNARRETVLLREILEADSFKSDSLTLPIGLGKSIGGEPVVADLARMPHLLVAGTTGSGKSVGINAMVLSLLYRHSPDDCRLLMIDPKMLELSVYNGIPHLLTPVITDPHKAVAALNWAVREMEERYKQMAALSVRNIDVFNNRVRNAKKRGEILSRRVQTGFDKSGQARFETQKMDLEPLPRIVLIVDEFADLMIVAGKEVEASVQRLAQMARAAGIHLIMATQRPSVDIITGTIKANFPTRVSFKVTSKIDSRTILNEQGAEQLLGQGDMLYSTGAGQCVRVHGAYVSDEEVVAFADVLRQEGAPKYIEGITDVPPPSEPAHGGSGTGEEDLYDRAVAIVMRDGKASTSYIQRRLSIGYNRAADLIERMEREGLISAANGVGKREILMPRGSGADAAA